One Drosophila willistoni isolate 14030-0811.24 chromosome XL unlocalized genomic scaffold, UCI_dwil_1.1 Seg142, whole genome shotgun sequence genomic region harbors:
- the LOC6653046 gene encoding histone acetyltransferase Tip60, protein MKINHKYEFDDDVASICESTAALTEGCRLPVRMHKTDDWPLAEIVSIKELDGRRQFYVHYVDFNKRLDEWVNEEDLYTRKVQFPRRDGSQTGTSTGVTTPQRHHSLAGSASRPTSPQHSSIGGVSTAPPTPSGSELVNGNNVLAAALQKRINRKRKVHGGSASAHHLQQNVHTPLNTAAAAHMHVTGDSLVTSNIPTSVASVNVAAAAAAAVAVVATPNGDNDGDGSQDGKIPTPRQSGSMVTHQDDVVTRMKNVEMIELGRHRIKPWYFSPYPQELCQMSCIYICEFCLKYRKSRKCLERHLSKCNLRHPPGNEIYRKHTISFFEIDGRKNKVYAQNLCLLAKLFLDHKTLYYDTDPFLFYVMTEFDSRGFHIVGYFSKEKESTEDYNVACILTMPPYQRKGYGKLLIEFSYELSKFEGKTGSPEKPLSDLGLLSYRSYWAQTILEIFISQNPNTDGEKPTITINDICECTSIKKEDVISTLQNLNLINYYKGQYIVCINRDTIEQHRRAMEKRKIRIDSKCLHWTPKDWSKRSK, encoded by the exons atgaaaattaacCACAAGTATGAGTTTGACGACGATGTGGCTTCCATTTGCGAATCGACG GCTGCTTTGACGGAGGGCTGTCGCCTGCCCGTGCGCATGCACAAGACAGATGATTGGCCCCTAGCAGAGATTGTTAGCATTAAGGAGCTGGATGGTCGTCGTCAATTCTATGTCCACTATGTAGACT TCAATAAACGATTGGACGAATGGGTCAACGAGGAAGATTTATACACTCGGAAAGTGCAGTTTCCACGACGGGATGGCTCTCAAACTGGAACCAGCACAGGAGTAACTACGCCCCAACGACACCATTCACTTGCCGGGAGTGCATCCCGACCCACATCACCTCAGCATTCGAGTATCGGTGGTGTTTCTACGGCGCCCCCTACTCCGAGCGGCAGCGAACTGGTTAATGGTAATAATGTTCTGGCTGCTGCCCTACAGAAACGTATCAATCGCAAAAGGAAAGTTCATGGTGGCAGTGCCTCTGCTCATCATTTGCAACAAAATGTGCACACGCCATTAAATACCGCTGCCGCTGCTCATATGCATGTTACTGGCGATAGCCTAGTAACTAGTAACATACCAACCTCTGTTGCTTCTGTCAATGTAGCAGCTGCCGCTGCAGCCGCAGTTGCTGTCGTAGCCACACCCAATGGCGATAATGATGGCGATGGCTCACAGGATGGAAAAATTCCCACTCCCAGACAATCGGGCAGCATGGTTACCCATCAGGATGATGTTGTAACGCGCATGAAGAATGTGGAAATGATTGAGCTGGGTAGGCATCGCATTAAACCTTGGTATTTTTCACCGTATCCTCAAGAGCTGTGCCAAATGTCCTGCATCTACATATGCGAGTTTTGCTTAAAATATCGCAAGAGCCGCAAATGTCTGGAGCGTCATCTCTCCAAATGTAATCTTCGTCATCCGCCAGGCAATGAAATTTACCGCAAACACACCATTTCCTTCTTCGAGATTGATGGAAGAAAAAACAAGGTGTACGCACAGAATCTTTGCCTGCTGGCTAAACTGTTTCTCGATCACAAGACGCTCTACTACGACACAGAtccgtttttattttatgttatGACCGAATTTGATTCGCGTGGATTTCACATTGTTGGCTACTTTtcaaaagagaaagagagcacTGAGGATTACAATGTGGCCTGTATTTTAACCATGCCACCCTATCAAAGGAAGGGCTATGGTAAGCTTCTAATCGAGTTTAGCTATGAGTTATCCAAATTTGAGGGTAAAACTGGTTCACCGGAGAAGCCATTATCCGATTTGGGTTTACTCTCCTATCGCTCATATTGGGCCCAAACCATATTGGAGATTTTCATTAGCCAAAATCCAAATACGGATGGAGAGAAGCCGACTATAACGATCAA tGATATCTGCGAATGTACTTCAATCAAAAAAGAGGATGTTATTTCTACTCTACAGAATCTTAACTTGATCAACTATTATAAGGGCCAGTATATAGTTTGCATTAATCGTGATACCATAGAACAGCATCGTCGAGCAATGGAGAAACGTAAAATACGCATTGACTCCAAGTGTCTGCATTGGACTCCCAAAGATTGGTCGAAGCGATCCAAGTG A
- the LOC6653047 gene encoding augmin complex subunit dgt4 produces MQKEMDNTTSTTLQNSTICVLSPDTTDTTIEDLFQLGAMRRYSEDLKNTQRQVEEHARLWADTKLEYLDTYKQLCDIMKQVALREILDTMFSPMDINNTEEIVANTTPMRSFLTSDKRPMQVADLVLQVTQDELKFRHNPRHKLDKQQRVFAENHEARKSIAEMMENMKKLIETLIQQVMDQSVVELSQMTAPRRENN; encoded by the coding sequence atgcaaaaagaaatggaTAACACTACGTCTACCACACTGCAAAACAGCACGATATGCGTTTTAAGTCCGGATACAACAGACACAACTATAGAGGACTTGTTCCAATTGGGGGCCATGCGACGCTACAGTGAGGACCTTAAGAACACCCAACGTCAAGTGGAAGAGCACGCGCGCCTTTGGGCGGACACAAAATTGGAATATCTGGATACTTATAAGCAGTTGTGTGATATCATGAAACAGGTGGCCTTGCGGGAAATATTGGACACCATGTTCAGCCCGATGGATATAAATAATACAGAAGAGATTGTTGCAAATACGACTCCCATGCGATCTTTCCTTACCAGCGACAAGCGACCTATGCAAGTGGCTGATTTGGTTCTACAAGTGACTCAAGATGAACTAAAGTTTAGACACAATCCACGCCATAAGTTGGACAAGCAACAGCGAGTTTTTGCAGAAAATCACGAGGCCCGTAAATCAATTGCCGAAATGATGGAAAATATGAAGAAATTGATAGAGACATTAATCCAGCAGGTCATGGATCAATCGGTTGTTGAACTGTCTCAAATGACTGCACCAAGGAGAGAAAACAATTAA
- the LOC6653048 gene encoding tRNA (cytosine(34)-C(5))-methyltransferase, with the protein MARGKKQNPFAARKRQKRENGYERPDRRSQPYEEIKRDNPFFIKYYNLQKICATEDEWTQFLACIRDNLPTTFRVTGFKDEAKALLKIIETEMFSEYVRAVAELHQKLPEQVERPLCLPWYPNGMAYQLHLTRKDIRRSEPLFRLHNFLIVETTAGSISRQEAVSMIPPIVLDVKPTDKVLDMCAAPGSKTAQLIEALHAAPEDHRIPPGFVLANDVDNNRCYMLVHQAKRLNSPCLLVTNHDSSVFPNLIRTQPDGSKSILKFDKILCDVPCSGDGTLRKNPDIWMKWNLAQAYNLHGIQYRIVRRGAEMLEVGGRLVYSTCSLNPIENEAVLQRIIKDSDGALELVDAGHLVPGLKYNPGMTNWKLATKDVDQVFSTFDEVPENLHTIIRPAMFPLPSDELTKLGLEKCLRVLPHLQDTGGFFVAVIEKRRQLSFEKNDLQTLLEQTSKVEDATAAAAESQKEGETGEDSAKSVPWGPQRKRRRLHGYKEDPYVFFGQNDADYDNIKEFYQLDEALEKTCLLTRCLTEKKKNIYYCSEPIRDLVVNNEHNIKIINTGVKTFVRCENRHTVHPYRLAQEGLQTSNAFMGQTRRIEVEREDLVLLLNCTDPTKPPSTLELKPATQQRCKELGVGSCILKYVDEAFTLFVVGWRGTSSLRAYVDKDETIHILRLLRADLSKFEVNKYEEAKKAAAAAAAAAAAESATAEKATAQADEPKETGESAAVDKVDEDKPSTPMDTES; encoded by the exons ATGGCGCGCGGCAAGAAGCAGAATCCGTTTGCAGCTCGAAAACGTCAAAAACGTGAAAAT GGCTACGAGCGTCCGGATCGCCGGTCTCAACCATATGAAGAGATTAAGCGTGATAATCCTTTTTTTATCAAGTATTATAATCTACAAAAAATATGCGCCACCGAGGATGAATGGACTCAGTTTCTGGCTTGCATACGTGACAATTTGCCCACTACATTTCGAGTGACCGGTTTCAAGGATGAGGCCAAGGCATTGTTGAAGATCATTGAGACTGAAATGTTTTCGGAATATGTCCGCGCTGTGGCTGAACTGCACCAGAAGTTGCCGGAGCAAGTGGAGCGTCCTTTGTGCCTGCCATGGTATCCCAATGGCATGGCTTATCAACTGCATTTGACTCGCAAGGATATTCGTCGTTCCGAACCCCTCTTCAGGCTCCACAATTTCCTGATAGTTGAGACAACAGCCGGCAGTATAAGTCGCCAGGAGGCAGTGTCAATGATACCGCCCATCGTACTGGATGTAAAGCCAACGGATAAAGTTTTGGATATGTGTGCAGCTCCGGGTTCAAAAACTGCTCAGCTGATAGAAGCTTTGCATGCAGCTCCAGAGGATCACAGAATCCCACCGGGATTCGTGCTAGCAAATGATGTGGACAATAATCGCTGTTATATGTTGGTCCATCAGGCCAAAAGACTAAACTCACCCTGTCTGCTGGTGACCAATCATGACAGCAGCGTTTTTCCCAATTTGATAAGAACGCAGCCAGATGGCTCTAAAAGCATATTGAAATTCGACAAGATCCTTTGCGATGTTCCCTGTTCCGGCGATGGCACTTTGCGCAAGAACCCGGATATCTGGATGAAATGGAATCTGGCTCAGGCCTATAATCTCCATGGTATACAATATCGTATTGTGCGACGTGGAGCCGAGATGCTGGAGGTTGGGGGTCGTCTTGTTTATTCCACTTGCTCGTTAAATCCCATTGAGAATGAAGCTGTACTGCAACGCATCATTAAAGATTCTGATGGTGCATTAGAACTCGTGGATGCCGGTCATTTAGTGCCCGGCCTTAAATACAACCCTGGCATGACCAATTGGAAATTGGCCACCAAAGATGTGGATCAGGTGTTTAGCACCTTTGATGAGGTGCCGGAGAATTTGCATACAATCATTCGCCCCGCCATGTTCCCTCTGCCATCCGATGAGTTGACCAAATTGGGCTTGGAGAAATGTTTACGCGTCTTGCCACATTTACAGGACACGGGTGGATTCTTTGTGGCCGTCATTGAGAAGCGTCGACAGCTGAGTTTTGAAAAAAACGATCTACAGACTCTACTTGAGCAAACGTCTAAGGTTGAGGATGCcactgccgctgccgccgAATCACAAAAAGAAGGGGAAACAGGGGAGGATTCTGCAAAATCCGTGCCCTGGGGTCCGCAACGCAAACGTCGTCGTCTTCATGGTTACAAAGAGGATCCGTACGTTTTCTTTGGCCAAAATGATGCCGATTACGACAACATCAAGGAGTTTTATCAGTTGGACGAGGCCCTAGAGAAGACATGTCTCCTAACCCGCTGTCTCAccgaaaagaagaaaaacatatATTATTGCTCTGAGCCCATACGTGATCTGGTGGTCAACAATGAACACAACATTAAGATCATCAACACGGGAGTTAAGACATTTGTGCGCTGCGAAAATCGCCACACCGTGCATCCATATCGTTTGGCCCAGGAGGGTCTGCAGACGTCCAATGCCTTTATGGGCCAGACTCGACGCATTGAAGTCGAACGTGAAGATCTAGTTCTATTGCTCAATTGCACGGATCCCACCAAGCCGCCGTCTACATTGGAATTGAAACCAGCAACGCAACAGCGTTGCAAGGAGTTGG gcGTCGGCAGCTGCATCTTGAAATATGTGGACGAGGCCTTCACTTTGTTCGTCGTCGGCTGGCGTGGTACTTCCAGTCTACGCGCCTATGTCGATAAGGACGAGACAATTCATATATTACGTTTACTCCGTGCTGATTTGTCCAAGTTTGAGGTAAACAAATATGAGGAGGCCAAAAAGGCGGCAGccgcagctgcagcagcagcagcagcggagTCGGCGACGGCGGAAAAGGCAACAGCTCAAGCTGATGAACCGAAGGAAACAGGTGAATCTGCTGCAGTGGACAAAGTGGACGAGGATAAACCTAGCACACCAATGGATACAGAGAGTTAG
- the LOC6653049 gene encoding thymosin beta, translated as MAAPAPALKDLPKVAENLKSQLEGFNTEKLKNASTQEKIILPTAEDVAAEKTQMSIIEGITAFDQNNLKHTETNEKNPLPDKEAIEQEKEKNQFIAGIENFDAKKLKHTETNEKNVLPTKEVIEAEKKA; from the exons aTGGCCGCCCCAGCACCAGCACTCAAGGATTTGCCCAAGGTCGCTGAGAACCTCAAGAGTCAATTGGAAGGTTTTAATACGGAGAAACTGAAGAATGCCAGCACTCAGGAGAAAATTATTTTGCCCACAGCTGAGG ATGTGGCAGCTGAAAAAACCCAAATGTCTATTATTGAGGGTATTACTGCCTTCGATCAAAACAATCTAAAGCATACGGAGACCAATGAGAAGAACCCATTGCCCGATAAGGAAG CAATTGAAcaggagaaggagaagaatCAATTCATTGCGGGCATTGAGAACTTCGATGCGAAAAAATTGAAGCATACCGAAACCAACGAGAAGAATGTATTGCCCACCAAGGAGGTCATCGAAGCTGAGAAGAAGGCCTAA